A window of the Burkholderia sp. 9120 genome harbors these coding sequences:
- a CDS encoding sigma-54 dependent transcriptional regulator: MPHVLIVDDDASTREALAAIIGEDGLTTATAGDLREARIQLVRQMPDVVFTDLKLPDGLGVDLFEDLDPRSGVEVIVITGHATVESAVNALKMGATDYLVKPINMQRVKAILSRLPRAGDLKAEIGTLRGELRRMGRFGLMLGNSPAMQEVYDQIGRVAPTAASVMLVGESGTGKEVAAQTLHQLSLRRKHAFLAVNCGAISPNLIESEMFGHERGSFTGADRQHKGYFERANGGTLFLDEITEMPIELQVKLLRVLETGMFMRVGTTREIETDVRLIAATNRDPEQAVLEGKLRLDLYHRLNVFPISLPPLRDRGKDVELLAQAFLDELNERHATKKHFPAAVKDMLMSYPWPGNVRELKNYVQRAHIMSGTDSDSTATVPLQITLSKPAAGTAITIPFGTSLAEADRQLILATLEQCGGVKTRAAEILGISLKTLYNRLVEYGNDARDDGDAADESRALGGADA; this comes from the coding sequence ATGCCACATGTACTGATTGTCGATGACGACGCGAGTACCCGCGAGGCGCTTGCCGCCATCATCGGGGAAGACGGCCTGACCACCGCCACCGCGGGCGATTTGCGCGAAGCGCGCATTCAACTGGTCCGGCAGATGCCGGATGTCGTCTTTACGGATTTGAAGCTACCCGACGGCCTCGGGGTCGATCTGTTCGAAGATCTGGACCCGCGCTCCGGCGTGGAAGTGATCGTGATTACCGGTCACGCGACGGTCGAGTCGGCCGTGAACGCGCTGAAAATGGGCGCCACCGACTATCTGGTCAAGCCCATCAACATGCAGCGCGTGAAGGCGATCCTGTCGCGCCTGCCGCGTGCCGGCGACCTGAAAGCGGAAATCGGCACCTTGCGCGGCGAGCTGCGCCGCATGGGCCGCTTTGGTTTGATGCTCGGCAATTCGCCGGCCATGCAGGAGGTCTACGACCAGATCGGCCGGGTTGCGCCGACGGCGGCCTCGGTCATGCTGGTGGGCGAATCGGGCACCGGCAAGGAAGTCGCCGCGCAGACGCTGCACCAACTGAGCTTGCGCCGCAAACACGCGTTCCTCGCGGTCAATTGCGGCGCGATCTCGCCGAATCTGATCGAGTCGGAAATGTTCGGCCACGAACGCGGTTCGTTCACCGGCGCGGACCGTCAGCACAAGGGCTATTTCGAGCGCGCGAACGGCGGCACGCTGTTCCTTGACGAAATCACCGAGATGCCGATCGAGTTGCAGGTAAAGCTGCTGCGCGTGCTGGAAACCGGCATGTTCATGCGGGTCGGCACGACCAGGGAAATCGAAACCGACGTGCGGCTGATCGCGGCGACCAACCGCGATCCGGAGCAGGCGGTGCTGGAAGGCAAGCTGCGGCTCGACCTGTATCACCGGCTGAACGTGTTTCCGATCAGCTTGCCGCCGTTGCGCGATCGCGGCAAAGACGTCGAACTGCTGGCGCAGGCGTTCCTCGACGAACTCAACGAGCGCCACGCCACGAAAAAGCATTTCCCCGCCGCCGTGAAGGACATGCTGATGTCGTATCCGTGGCCCGGCAATGTGCGTGAGTTGAAGAATTACGTGCAGCGCGCACACATCATGTCGGGCACGGACTCGGACAGCACCGCGACGGTGCCGTTGCAGATCACGCTGTCGAAGCCCGCGGCCGGTACGGCGATCACGATTCCGTTCGGCACGTCGCTCGCCGAAGCGGATCGTCAGTTGATTCTGGCCACGCTCGAGCAATGCGGCGGCGTGAAGACGCGTGCGGCCGAGATTCTCGGCATCAGTTTGAAGACGCTGTACAACCGTCTGGTGGAGTACGGCAACGACGCGCGCGACGACGGCGATGCCGCCGATGAATCGCGCGCCCTGGGCGGCGCAGACGCTTAA
- a CDS encoding DUF883 family protein, with protein sequence MTDTTQQLALGGQKIVEDLRVLLKDSEEMLRLAANVPGEGVDALRDKLGTHVETLQSALGDAQQNAQRRYRTATVNTERYVRHNPWRSIGIAAGVGFVLGVLTAR encoded by the coding sequence ATGACTGACACCACGCAACAGCTTGCACTCGGCGGGCAGAAGATCGTCGAGGATCTGCGGGTGCTGCTGAAGGACTCGGAAGAGATGCTGCGACTTGCCGCCAATGTGCCGGGCGAAGGCGTCGACGCGCTGCGCGACAAGCTTGGCACCCATGTCGAGACGCTGCAGTCCGCGCTCGGCGACGCGCAGCAGAATGCCCAGCGGCGCTATCGCACGGCGACCGTCAATACCGAACGCTACGTGCGGCATAACCCGTGGCGCTCGATCGGCATTGCCGCAGGCGTAGGCTTCGTGCTGGGCGTGCTGACCGCGCGCTAA
- a CDS encoding sigma-54 dependent transcriptional regulator, with protein sequence MASIDLDSPVSAGGNTSAQAKQRVADGIAGLKSYGLLYGSSPVMLDLYEQIERVAGTDATALIIGESGTGKELIARTIHDQSSRKDMPFVAVNCGAIPDELIEAELFGHEKGSFTGAVQGRVGYFEHANGGTLFLDEITEMAPVRQVKLLRALETGTFFRVGGNDLISGNVRVIAATNRDPAVAVKENGLREDLMYRLAVFPLRAPPLREREGDRELLAQHFLALLNQQESASKSFSKRSLETLRTWSWPGNVRELKNAVYRAFILAEKTVELPHPHLASRVKKPVTQGDAMSVWIGTPLADAQKQIILGTLKYCGGDKRRAAKALGVSLKTLYNRLSAYGDEGGADDEVEQ encoded by the coding sequence ATGGCGTCAATCGATCTGGACTCGCCCGTCTCCGCCGGCGGCAATACTTCGGCACAGGCGAAGCAGCGCGTCGCGGACGGCATCGCGGGACTCAAATCGTACGGGCTGTTATACGGCTCGTCGCCGGTCATGCTCGATCTGTACGAGCAGATCGAACGCGTGGCCGGCACCGACGCGACCGCGTTGATCATCGGCGAATCCGGCACCGGCAAGGAGCTGATCGCCCGCACGATTCACGATCAAAGCAGCCGCAAAGACATGCCTTTCGTCGCCGTGAACTGCGGCGCGATTCCCGACGAGCTCATCGAAGCCGAACTGTTCGGCCATGAAAAAGGCAGCTTCACTGGTGCGGTGCAGGGCCGCGTCGGCTATTTCGAACACGCGAACGGCGGCACGCTGTTCCTCGACGAAATCACCGAAATGGCGCCGGTGCGTCAGGTCAAACTGCTGCGCGCGCTCGAGACCGGCACGTTCTTCCGCGTCGGCGGCAACGATCTGATCAGCGGCAATGTGCGCGTGATCGCCGCGACCAATCGCGACCCGGCCGTGGCCGTGAAAGAGAACGGACTGCGCGAAGATCTGATGTACCGTCTCGCGGTTTTCCCGTTGCGCGCGCCGCCGTTGCGCGAACGCGAGGGCGATCGTGAATTGCTCGCCCAGCACTTTCTCGCGTTGCTGAACCAGCAGGAATCCGCCAGCAAAAGCTTCAGCAAACGCTCGCTCGAAACATTGCGCACCTGGTCGTGGCCGGGCAATGTGCGTGAGTTGAAAAACGCCGTGTATCGCGCGTTCATTCTCGCGGAGAAGACGGTCGAATTGCCGCATCCGCATCTCGCGTCGCGCGTGAAAAAACCCGTGACGCAGGGCGATGCGATGAGCGTGTGGATCGGCACACCGCTCGCGGACGCGCAAAAACAGATCATTCTCGGCACGCTCAAATATTGCGGCGGCGACAAACGACGCGCGGCGAAAGCGCTCGGCGTCAGTCTCAAAACGCTGTACAACCGCTTGAGCGCCTACGGCGACGAAGGCGGCGCGGACGACGAAGTCGAGCAGTAG
- a CDS encoding nitrate/sulfonate/bicarbonate ABC transporter ATP-binding protein translates to MQNPKAAMTAAPIQTPPMPPRLGEEILRVKDVCRGFNKSQGELLVLDDANLSLREGEIVGLLGRSGSGKSTLLRIIAGLIEPTDGEVTYLGKPLSGPARGIAMVFQTFALFPWLTVLQNVEAGLEAQGVGASERRTRALAAIDLIGLDGFENAYPRELSGGMRQRVGFARALVVDPTLLLMDEPFSALDVLTAETLRTDLLDLWTQGRMPIKAVLIVTHNIEEAVFMCDRILVLSSNPGRVIAEIKVPFKHPRNRLDPAFRRLVDEIYAKMTARQTDEKTKKGLELHSWLPHVSTNLMAGLIETLAAAPYHGRADMPEIARSLHLEVDDLFPVAEVLQHLGFADVREGDIFLTPPARVFSEFGTQERKMMFAEHLLRHVPLAARIKKVLNERPGHRAPRVRFEQELEDFLSDSAAEETLDAVINWGRYGEIFSYNDQTEIFSLEDVES, encoded by the coding sequence ATGCAAAATCCTAAAGCTGCTATGACCGCCGCGCCGATCCAGACTCCGCCGATGCCGCCGCGCCTCGGCGAAGAGATCCTGCGCGTCAAGGACGTGTGCCGCGGGTTCAACAAGTCGCAGGGCGAGCTGCTCGTCCTCGACGACGCGAATCTGTCGCTGCGCGAAGGCGAGATCGTCGGGTTGCTGGGCCGTTCGGGCTCGGGCAAGTCGACGCTGTTGCGCATCATCGCCGGTCTGATCGAACCGACCGACGGCGAAGTCACGTATCTGGGCAAGCCGCTCAGCGGTCCCGCGCGCGGCATCGCGATGGTGTTTCAGACCTTCGCGCTGTTCCCGTGGCTGACCGTGCTGCAGAACGTGGAAGCGGGTCTCGAGGCGCAAGGCGTCGGCGCGAGCGAGCGGCGCACCCGCGCGCTGGCTGCGATCGATCTGATCGGTCTGGACGGCTTCGAAAACGCCTATCCGCGCGAGTTGTCGGGCGGCATGCGTCAGCGCGTCGGCTTTGCCCGCGCGCTGGTGGTTGACCCCACGCTGCTGCTGATGGACGAGCCGTTCTCCGCGCTCGACGTGCTGACCGCCGAAACGCTGCGTACCGACCTGCTCGATCTGTGGACGCAAGGCCGCATGCCGATCAAGGCGGTGCTGATCGTCACGCACAACATCGAGGAAGCGGTGTTCATGTGCGATCGGATTCTGGTGCTGTCGTCGAATCCGGGCCGCGTGATCGCCGAGATCAAGGTGCCGTTCAAGCATCCGCGCAACCGTCTGGACCCGGCGTTCCGCCGCCTCGTCGATGAGATCTACGCGAAGATGACCGCGCGTCAGACCGACGAAAAGACCAAGAAGGGTCTCGAGTTGCATAGCTGGCTGCCGCATGTGTCGACCAACCTGATGGCGGGTCTGATCGAAACGCTGGCCGCCGCGCCGTACCACGGCCGCGCCGACATGCCGGAAATCGCCCGCTCGCTGCATCTGGAGGTCGACGATCTGTTCCCGGTGGCCGAAGTGCTGCAACACCTCGGTTTCGCCGACGTGCGCGAGGGCGATATTTTCCTGACGCCGCCGGCGCGGGTGTTCTCCGAGTTCGGCACTCAGGAACGGAAGATGATGTTCGCCGAGCATCTGCTGCGGCATGTGCCGCTCGCCGCGCGGATCAAGAAGGTGCTGAACGAACGGCCGGGGCATCGCGCGCCGCGCGTGCGCTTCGAGCAGGAGCTGGAGGATTTTCTGTCGGACAGCGCGGCGGAAGAGACGCTCGACGCGGTCATCAACTGGGGCCGTTATGGCGAGATCTTCTCGTATAACGACCAGACCGAAATCTTCAGTCTGGAAGACGTGGAGTCTTAA
- a CDS encoding ABC transporter permease subunit: MDFSFNLKRTANASAWRVLPNRWDFVAFPLIICIIAMAAIGFHETLAPMSTLKTQAISLDPSNLPEYAMRTTLRMLAAMVASLFFTLVYGTLAAKSRRAGLVLVPILDILQSVPVLGYISFTVTFFLALFPGRVLGAELAAIFAIFTSQAWNMTFSFYQSLRTVPRDLDEVSRGFHLTSWQRFWKLEVPFSMPGLIWNMMMSMSGGWFFVVASEAITVGNNTITLPGIGAYLAQAISDKNLHAIGWVILAMTVVILAYDQFLFRPLVAWADKFRMENTSSGDAPESWLLDLIRRTRLIHRLLVPVGWMFARAARVNFRLPAFNAPRFQIPQREKSSKLGDMLWAALVLVATVYVVYRVFTYVRTGVSLDEVGHVFVLGLITLLRVILLIAIASVIWVPIGILIGLRPALAEKIQPLAQFLAAFPANLLFPVFVIVIVRFHLNPDIWLSPLIVLGTQWYILFNVIAGASSYPNDYREAAKNFQIRGWQWWRQIMLPGIFPYYVTGAITASGGAWNASIVAEFVQWGDTKVAAHGLGAYIAQTTAAGDYPKIIMGIAVMSLFVTLFNRLLWRPMYAYAEAKLRLD, translated from the coding sequence ATGGATTTCAGCTTCAACCTGAAGCGCACCGCCAATGCGTCCGCATGGCGGGTGTTGCCCAACCGCTGGGACTTCGTCGCGTTTCCGCTGATCATCTGCATCATCGCGATGGCGGCGATCGGTTTCCACGAAACGCTGGCGCCGATGTCGACGCTCAAGACCCAGGCCATCTCGCTCGACCCGTCGAACCTGCCTGAATATGCCATGCGCACCACGTTGCGCATGCTCGCGGCCATGGTTGCGTCGCTGTTCTTCACGCTCGTATACGGCACGCTGGCGGCCAAGAGCCGGCGCGCCGGTCTGGTGCTGGTGCCGATTCTCGACATCCTGCAGTCGGTGCCGGTGCTGGGCTACATTTCGTTTACGGTCACCTTCTTTCTCGCGCTGTTTCCAGGCCGCGTGCTCGGCGCCGAACTGGCGGCGATCTTCGCGATCTTCACGAGCCAGGCGTGGAACATGACGTTCAGCTTCTATCAGTCGCTGCGCACGGTGCCGCGCGATCTGGACGAAGTGTCGCGCGGCTTTCATCTGACCTCGTGGCAGCGCTTCTGGAAGCTCGAAGTGCCGTTCTCGATGCCCGGCCTCATCTGGAACATGATGATGTCGATGTCGGGCGGCTGGTTCTTCGTGGTCGCTTCGGAAGCAATCACCGTCGGCAACAACACGATCACGCTGCCGGGCATCGGCGCGTATCTCGCGCAGGCGATCTCGGACAAAAACCTGCACGCGATCGGCTGGGTGATTCTCGCCATGACGGTCGTGATTCTCGCGTACGACCAGTTCCTGTTCCGTCCGCTGGTCGCGTGGGCCGACAAGTTCCGCATGGAAAACACCAGCTCGGGCGACGCGCCGGAATCCTGGCTGCTCGACCTGATTCGCCGCACCCGTCTGATTCACCGTCTGCTGGTGCCGGTCGGCTGGATGTTCGCGCGGGCCGCGCGGGTGAATTTCCGCCTGCCGGCGTTCAACGCGCCGCGTTTCCAGATTCCGCAGCGCGAGAAAAGCTCGAAGCTCGGCGACATGCTGTGGGCTGCGCTGGTGCTGGTCGCCACGGTGTACGTGGTGTACCGCGTGTTCACCTACGTGCGTACCGGCGTCTCGCTCGACGAGGTCGGCCACGTGTTCGTCCTCGGGCTCATCACGCTGTTGCGGGTGATTCTGCTGATCGCGATCGCCTCGGTGATCTGGGTGCCGATCGGGATCCTGATCGGGCTGCGTCCGGCGCTGGCTGAAAAGATCCAGCCGCTTGCGCAGTTCCTCGCCGCGTTCCCGGCCAACCTGCTGTTTCCGGTGTTCGTGATCGTGATCGTGCGCTTTCACCTGAACCCGGACATCTGGCTGTCGCCGCTGATCGTGCTCGGCACGCAGTGGTATATCCTGTTCAACGTGATTGCCGGCGCCAGTTCGTACCCGAACGACTACCGCGAAGCCGCCAAGAACTTCCAGATTCGCGGCTGGCAATGGTGGCGTCAGATCATGCTGCCGGGCATCTTCCCGTACTACGTGACCGGTGCGATCACCGCGTCGGGCGGCGCGTGGAATGCGAGTATCGTCGCGGAATTCGTGCAGTGGGGCGACACCAAGGTCGCCGCGCACGGCCTCGGCGCCTACATCGCCCAAACCACGGCGGCCGGGGACTATCCGAAGATCATTATGGGCATCGCCGTGATGTCCCTGTTCGTGACTCTGTTCAACCGCCTGCTGTGGCGTCCGATGTACGCCTATGCCGAAGCCAAGCTCCGGCTCGATTAA
- a CDS encoding sensor domain-containing diguanylate cyclase yields MNRTTLRQATGPISFALIVLVCWFVAGMVADRMVQQELDAALHTQRQMSTSIVDNMAEVIASDLAMSRAIPATMAEMDVVQHALVQSQNYAANGAAAEPALHAALLKDARMSAVSEFLHDAQGFSGLDQIWLVNANGICVASSNSISNPQAAQQSFVGIDMRERGYLANALLGAFAEAYGVGRASGEPGIFIAAPVYADGLLVGVVVAKVGIARLRHWVAHAGTFVADENGVIIMAHNSALEGHALPNSRVMQMSDADRKIVYRREAFTDISIQVDTQVRDQAPWVPASIAGQLFGMSERPVPSLYQARTGLNSGLSAHLVDPLAAWPELLRNHKRDHLLVFLTLAGTVALAWVITVSYVRERRHHRATRDLAEQLQSANTLLSAEARHDALTGALSRRYFLDLLRHEIERAHANNEPLCMAIADLDHFKQINDRFGHAAGDRALEHFVDTCRAELRGSDAIGRLGGEEFGLLLPATDLAGGHEVVERLRLRLKAIPSPKLPASVGLSVSIGITELSPDDLPERIMSRADTALYAAKSGGRDRTEALPPDDTAPPTRTVANVW; encoded by the coding sequence ATGAACAGGACAACCTTGCGCCAGGCAACCGGACCGATCAGCTTCGCGCTGATCGTACTGGTTTGCTGGTTCGTGGCCGGCATGGTCGCGGACCGGATGGTACAGCAAGAGCTGGACGCGGCCCTGCACACGCAGCGGCAGATGTCCACGTCGATCGTCGACAACATGGCGGAAGTGATTGCCAGCGACCTTGCGATGTCGCGGGCCATTCCCGCCACCATGGCCGAAATGGACGTTGTCCAGCACGCTCTGGTGCAATCGCAGAATTATGCCGCGAACGGCGCGGCGGCGGAACCCGCCCTGCACGCCGCGCTGTTAAAAGACGCCCGCATGAGCGCCGTGAGCGAGTTCCTGCACGACGCGCAAGGCTTCTCCGGACTCGACCAGATCTGGCTCGTCAACGCCAACGGCATCTGCGTCGCGTCGAGCAATTCCATCAGCAATCCGCAGGCGGCGCAGCAGTCGTTCGTCGGCATCGACATGCGCGAGCGCGGCTATCTGGCCAACGCGCTGCTTGGGGCTTTTGCGGAAGCCTATGGCGTCGGCCGGGCGAGCGGCGAGCCGGGCATCTTCATCGCCGCGCCGGTTTATGCCGATGGCCTGCTGGTCGGCGTGGTGGTCGCCAAGGTCGGGATCGCGCGGTTGCGCCACTGGGTCGCGCACGCCGGCACCTTCGTCGCCGATGAAAACGGCGTCATCATCATGGCGCACAACAGCGCGCTCGAAGGCCACGCGCTGCCGAATTCGCGCGTCATGCAGATGAGCGACGCCGACCGCAAGATCGTCTACCGCCGCGAAGCATTTACCGATATCAGCATTCAGGTCGACACCCAGGTGCGCGACCAGGCGCCGTGGGTGCCCGCGTCGATCGCCGGGCAGTTGTTCGGCATGAGCGAGCGGCCGGTGCCGTCGCTGTATCAGGCCCGCACCGGCTTGAACTCCGGGCTCTCCGCGCATCTGGTCGATCCGCTGGCGGCCTGGCCCGAACTGTTGCGCAATCACAAGCGAGATCATTTGCTGGTGTTCCTGACGCTGGCCGGCACGGTCGCGCTGGCCTGGGTGATCACCGTGTCGTATGTGCGCGAGCGGCGCCACCATCGCGCCACGCGCGACCTCGCCGAGCAGTTGCAGTCGGCCAATACGCTGCTGTCGGCCGAGGCGCGTCACGACGCGCTGACCGGGGCGCTGTCGCGGCGCTACTTCCTCGACCTGTTGCGCCACGAGATCGAGCGCGCGCATGCCAACAACGAGCCGCTGTGCATGGCGATCGCCGATCTCGATCACTTCAAGCAGATCAACGACCGCTTCGGCCACGCCGCCGGCGACCGCGCGCTCGAACATTTCGTCGACACCTGCCGCGCCGAACTACGCGGCTCGGATGCGATCGGCCGGCTGGGTGGCGAAGAGTTCGGGCTGCTGCTGCCGGCTACCGATCTGGCCGGCGGCCATGAAGTGGTGGAGCGGTTGCGGTTGCGGCTGAAGGCGATACCTTCGCCGAAGTTGCCGGCTTCGGTGGGCTTGAGCGTGAGCATCGGGATTACCGAGCTGTCGCCCGACGACCTGCCCGAACGGATCATGAGCCGTGCCGACACCGCGCTCTACGCGGCGAAATCGGGCGGCCGCGACCGCACCGAAGCCTTGCCGCCCGACGACACCGCGCCGCCCACGCGTACCGTGGCCAACGTCTGGTGA
- a CDS encoding ATP-binding protein, which produces MRRPIDSLFGRLALLVVAVLLLSHFAWFALMRLERSQLQTRYAVEEATFLVDAVRQHVAHTPDQPLPSRVKLVDPSSPDVPAERADMPAPLERFIEDARDRMPPGTQVRVGEPGRPPTLWVRGASDANWIVVPVQPLRPPRSLDRTMLWLAIIFSFAVMAALFAAWALQRPLRSLAQAVARFGRGLPVPPVPERGPRELRQLTHGFNQMVQEVARTENDRAVMLAGVAHDLKTPLARLRLRAEMMEEVKMRDGVVRDVDSMTHIVEQFLVFAHDGADRSEAVEVDAQCERVVRSYRAVAGGVPAVQTELHAGPAFLLPAATLDRILSNLLDNAHAYGAPPIVVATARTAQGYTLSVSDSGGGIAAQDLINASRPFVRLDPARGGNGHSGLGLAIVERLVRRAGGEWEIGNHGGRGLRVLISFPFEAVPRIAAISESVW; this is translated from the coding sequence ATGCGTCGGCCCATTGATTCGCTCTTCGGGCGACTGGCGCTGCTAGTCGTCGCGGTTCTGCTCCTGTCGCATTTCGCGTGGTTCGCATTGATGCGCCTGGAGCGCAGCCAATTGCAGACGCGTTACGCGGTGGAAGAAGCCACGTTCCTCGTCGACGCGGTGCGTCAGCACGTCGCGCATACGCCGGATCAGCCGTTGCCGTCGCGCGTGAAGCTGGTCGATCCGTCCAGCCCGGACGTGCCGGCGGAGCGAGCCGACATGCCGGCGCCGCTCGAACGCTTTATCGAAGACGCGCGTGACCGCATGCCGCCCGGCACCCAGGTGCGCGTCGGCGAGCCGGGCCGCCCGCCCACGCTGTGGGTGCGCGGTGCGTCAGACGCCAACTGGATCGTCGTGCCGGTGCAGCCGTTGCGTCCGCCGCGCTCGCTCGACCGCACCATGCTGTGGCTCGCGATCATTTTCTCGTTCGCCGTGATGGCGGCGCTGTTCGCGGCGTGGGCCTTGCAGCGTCCGTTGCGTTCGCTTGCGCAGGCGGTGGCGCGTTTCGGCCGCGGCTTGCCGGTGCCGCCGGTACCGGAGCGTGGTCCGCGCGAGTTGCGGCAATTGACCCATGGTTTCAATCAGATGGTGCAGGAAGTGGCGCGCACGGAAAACGATCGCGCGGTGATGCTGGCCGGCGTCGCGCACGACCTCAAGACGCCACTCGCGCGTTTGCGGCTGCGCGCTGAAATGATGGAAGAAGTGAAAATGCGCGACGGCGTGGTCCGCGACGTCGATTCGATGACGCATATCGTCGAGCAATTCCTGGTGTTCGCGCACGACGGCGCCGATCGCAGCGAAGCCGTCGAAGTCGACGCGCAATGCGAGCGGGTAGTGCGCAGCTATCGCGCGGTAGCTGGCGGTGTGCCCGCCGTGCAGACCGAGTTGCACGCGGGGCCCGCGTTCCTGCTGCCGGCCGCCACGCTCGACCGGATTCTGTCGAACCTGCTCGATAACGCACATGCATATGGCGCGCCGCCGATCGTCGTCGCCACCGCGCGCACCGCGCAGGGCTACACGCTGTCGGTCAGCGACAGCGGCGGCGGTATCGCCGCGCAAGATCTGATCAATGCCAGCCGGCCATTCGTGCGGCTCGATCCGGCGCGCGGCGGCAACGGCCATAGCGGGCTCGGGCTCGCGATCGTCGAGCGGCTGGTGCGGCGGGCAGGCGGGGAGTGGGAGATCGGCAACCACGGCGGTCGTGGCTTGCGCGTGTTGATTAGCTTCCCGTTTGAGGCGGTGCCGCGAATCGCGGCGATCTCGGAAAGCGTCTGGTAA
- a CDS encoding response regulator, which translates to MATQILVVDDDVELRDLLRDYLARQGIEVSVLHDAGSLERRLERERPDLIVLDLMMPGVDGLTALRKLRASGDDIPVIMLTARADDVDRIVGLELGADDYLGKPFNPRELLARVQAVLRRRRTLPSAAAPEQREPFNFGRFTLDFQSRTLNLEDKPLTLSGSEFALLKIFVNHPMRTLTRERLLELLHGPEYDGTDRGIDVQVWRLRRILETDPSTPRFIQTVRGRGYVFVPDGEQHASAH; encoded by the coding sequence ATGGCTACTCAAATACTGGTTGTCGACGACGACGTCGAATTGCGTGATCTGCTGCGCGACTATCTGGCCCGTCAGGGCATCGAAGTCTCGGTGCTGCACGACGCGGGCTCGCTCGAGCGCAGGCTCGAACGCGAGCGCCCGGACCTGATCGTGCTCGACCTGATGATGCCGGGCGTCGACGGGTTGACTGCGCTGCGCAAACTGCGCGCGTCGGGCGACGACATCCCCGTGATCATGCTCACCGCGCGTGCGGACGACGTCGACCGTATCGTCGGGCTGGAACTCGGCGCCGACGACTACCTCGGCAAGCCGTTCAACCCGCGCGAGTTGCTGGCGCGTGTGCAGGCGGTGCTGCGGCGGCGTCGCACGTTGCCGTCGGCGGCCGCGCCGGAACAGCGCGAGCCGTTCAACTTCGGCCGCTTTACGCTCGACTTCCAGTCGCGCACGCTGAATCTGGAAGACAAGCCGCTCACGCTGTCCGGCAGCGAATTCGCGCTGCTGAAGATTTTTGTCAATCACCCCATGCGCACGCTGACACGCGAACGCCTGCTCGAACTGCTGCACGGTCCGGAATATGACGGCACCGACCGCGGTATCGACGTGCAGGTGTGGCGTCTGCGTCGCATTCTCGAAACCGATCCGTCCACGCCGCGCTTCATTCAAACGGTGCGCGGCCGTGGTTACGTGTTCGTGCCGGATGGCGAACAGCATGCGTCGGCCCATTGA
- a CDS encoding periplasmic heavy metal sensor — MSTKKMSRVLAVAATALAIGAGAAYAAQPAGHGGPGGWHAGFMKQLTQLHDQLKLNADQEKQWQAALNTMKQNHEAMRANHEQIKDQFKAAQQQPILDLNAMSAAHQQVEQKDAQLRQQTSDAWLSFYNGLNDQQKTTVSTALKQRFARMEARHDKMREGWEHHKGAASAPAANQ, encoded by the coding sequence ATGTCCACCAAAAAGATGTCGCGCGTTCTCGCCGTTGCCGCCACTGCTCTCGCCATCGGCGCGGGCGCAGCCTATGCAGCCCAACCCGCCGGTCACGGCGGCCCCGGCGGCTGGCACGCCGGTTTCATGAAGCAACTCACGCAGCTGCACGACCAGTTGAAGCTCAACGCGGATCAGGAAAAGCAGTGGCAAGCCGCGCTCAACACAATGAAGCAGAACCATGAGGCAATGCGCGCCAACCACGAGCAGATCAAAGATCAGTTCAAGGCCGCGCAGCAACAGCCGATCCTGGATCTGAACGCAATGTCCGCCGCGCATCAGCAGGTCGAGCAGAAAGATGCGCAACTGCGTCAGCAAACCTCCGACGCGTGGCTGTCGTTCTACAACGGCCTGAACGATCAGCAGAAAACCACCGTCAGCACGGCGCTGAAGCAGCGCTTTGCCAGGATGGAAGCGCGTCACGACAAGATGCGCGAGGGTTGGGAACATCACAAGGGCGCAGCGTCGGCGCCGGCTGCGAATCAGTAA